One genomic window of Piliocolobus tephrosceles isolate RC106 chromosome 19, ASM277652v3, whole genome shotgun sequence includes the following:
- the RTN4R gene encoding reticulon-4 receptor, whose product LCLPPAGSRLLAWVLWLQAWRVAAPCPGACVCYNEPKVTTSCPQQGLQAVPAGIPASSQRIFLHGNRISHVPAASFRACRNLTILWLHSNVLARIDAAAFTGLALLEQLDLSDNAQLRSVDPATFHGLGRLHTLHLDRCGLQELGPGLFRGLAALQYLYLQDNALQALPDDTFRDLGNLTHLFLHGNRISSVPERAFRGLHSLDRLLLHQNRVAHVHPHAFRDLGRLMTLYLFANNLSALPTEALAPLRALQYLRLNDNPWVCDCRARPLWAWLQKFRGSSSEVPCSLPQRLAGRDLKRLAANDLQGCAVATGPYHPIWTGRATNEEPLGLPKCCQPDAADKASVLEPGRPASAGNALKGRVPPGDSPPGNGSGPRHINDSPFGTLPGSAEPPLTAVRPEGSEPPGFPTSGPRRRPGCSRKNRTRSHCRLGQAGSGGGGTGDSEGSGALPSLACSLAPLGLALVLWTVLGPC is encoded by the coding sequence CTCTGTCTTCCGCCCGCAGGGAGCCGGCTGCTGGCATGGGTGCTGTGGCTGCAGGCCTGGCGGGTGGCAGCCCCGTGCCCAGGCGCCTGTGTATGCTACAATGAGCCCAAGGTGACAACAAGCTGCCCCCAGCAGGGCCTTCAGGCTGTGCCCGCGGGCATCCCTGCCTCCAGCCAGCGCATCTTCCTGCACGGTAACCGCATCTCACATGTGCCAGCTGCCAGCTTCCGCGCCTGCCGCAACCTCACCATCCTGTGGCTGCACTCGAATGTGCTGGCCCGAATTGACGCGGCCGCCTTCACTGGCCTGGCCCTCCTGGAGCAGCTGGACCTCAGCGACAATGCACAGCTCCGGTCTGTGGACCCTGCCACCTTCCACGGCCTGGGCCGCCTGCACACGCTGCACCTGGACCGCTGCGGCCTGCAGGAGCTGGGTCCGGGCCTGTTCCGTGGCCTGGCTGCCCTGCAGTACCTCTACCTGCAGGATAACGCGCTGCAGGCGCTGCCTGATGACACCTTCCGCGACCTGGGCAACCTCACACACCTCTTCCTGCACGGCAACCGCATCTCCAGCGTGCCCGAGCGCGCCTTCCGCGGCCTGCACAGCCTCGACCGTCTCCTGCTCCACCAGAACCGCGTGGCCCACGTGCATCCGCACGCCTTTCGTGACCTTGGCCGCCTCATGACACTCTATCTGTTTGCCAACAATCTATCAGCGCTGCCCACCGAGGCCCTGGCGCCCCTGCGTGCCCTGCAGTACCTGAGGCTCAACGACAACCCCTGGGTGTGTGACTGCCGGGCACGCCCGCTCTGGGCCTGGCTGCAGAAGTTCCGCGGCTCCTCCTCCGAGGTGCCCTGCAGCCTCCCGCAACGCCTGGCTGGTCGTGACCTGAAACGCCTAGCTGCCAATGACCTGCAGGGCTGCGCTGTGGCCACCGGCCCTTACCATCCCATCTGGACTGGCAGGGCCACCAACGAGGAGCCGCTGGGGCTTCCCAAGTGCTGCCAGCCAGACGCCGCGGACAAGGCCTCGGTACTGGAGCCTGGGAGACCGGCTTCGGCAGGCAATGCGCTGAAGGGACGCGTGCCGCCTGGTGACAGCCCCCCAGGCAACGGCTCTGGCCCACGGCACATCAACGACTCCCCCTTTGGGACTCTGCCTGGCTCTGCTGAGCCCCCGCTCACCGCAGTGCGGCCCGAGGGCTCTGAGCCACCAGGGTTCCCGACCTCAGGCCCTCGCCGGAGGCCAGGCTGTTCCCGCAAGAACCGCACCCGCAGCCACTGCCGTCTGGGCCAGGCAGGCAGCGGGGGTGGCGGGACTGGTGACTCAGAGGGCTCAGGTGCCCTGCCCAGCCTCGCCTGCAGCCTCGCCCCCCTGGGCCTGGCACTGGTGCTCTGGACAGTGCTGGGGCCCTGCTGA
- the LOC113223551 gene encoding uncharacterized protein LOC113223551, producing the protein MGPSGDHSSGAASGPEGTELCAMKAGARGLHSCLPCAASWPHWAEAEASLWDLNPGLAGHGGGRGPRNSWGQGRHEEGHPYSARLSYLGCWGELLTSAAACLPASWAHPQNLPPPPPHPLSPPLTSAPALLTLPPPPPSSLPPVVDVNSPPFSGADGAGAHLGRLLLPSGAHVLDCLLPSLLGLQPGNPGSCPAQSGCCRERPWVSIRSLSPLGKLRAFQAGEPALPRPWLWSQAWAETGAPSCNPALAASRATPPSWGGPRRRPWRKEEMQIGLGGWERHRCASLCAAWTRRTARWGPHRLRWPQGCPGWGRWTGTISMVSL; encoded by the coding sequence ATGGGACCCTCCGGTGATCACAGCTCAGGGGCGGCATCGGGGCCTGAAGGCACCGAGCTGTGTGCGATGAAAGCCGGTGCTCGGGGCCTCCACAGCTGCCTGCCCTGTGCTGCCTCCTGGCCTCactgggcagaggcagaggcatcCCTGTGGGACCTCAACCCAGGCTTGGCAGGGCATGGAGGTGGGCGGGGCCCCAGGAACAGTTGGGGCCAGGGACGACATGAAGAAGGCCATCCCTACTCGGCTCGGCTTAGCTACCTGGGCTGCTGGGGTGAGCTGCTGACCTCAGCAGCCGCCTGCCTGCCCGCCAGCTGGGCGCATCCCCAGAACCTCCCACCGCCACCTCCCCATCCCCTTTCTCCACCCCTCACCTCTGctcctgccctcctcaccctcccccctcctcctccctcctcactcCCTCCTGTGGTGGACGTGAACAGCCCTCCATTCAGCGGAGCTGATGGTGCAGGTGCCCACCTGGGCCGCCTGTTGCTCCCATCAGGGGCACACGTCCTGGACTGTTTGCTGCCCAGCCTCCTAGGCCTTCAGCCTGGTAATCCTGGGTCCTGCCCTGCCCAGTCTGGCTGCTGCAGGGAGCGGCCCTGGGTCAGTATCCGGTCACTGTCCCCCCTGGGAAAGCTCAGAGCCTTCCAGGCAGGAGAGCCAGCCCTCCCCAGACCGTGGCTCTGGAGCCAGGCCTGGGCTGAGACAGGAGCTCCCAGCTGTAACCCAGCCCTGGCAGCCAGCAGGGCCACCCCTCCATCCTGGGGGGGTCCCAGGAGGAGACCCTGGAGGAAAGAAGAGATGCAAATTGGcctgggagggtgggagaggcaCAGATGTGCCAGTTTGTGTGCAGCTTGGACACGGAGGACAGCCCGCTGGGGCCCTCACAGGCTCAGGTGGCCGCAGGGCTGTCCTGGGTGGGGACGGTGGACAGGCACAATCTCCATGGTTTCTCTGTGA